Proteins from one Camelina sativa cultivar DH55 chromosome 8, Cs, whole genome shotgun sequence genomic window:
- the LOC104708794 gene encoding uncharacterized protein LOC104708794, with amino-acid sequence MDSEQEELKLMSLISQLYDLGDIVEDLNNCDSDSIQKCISLIIQIITLVRVSSTDLESLPEQPESKLMSLISQTVSCFKSMDMDSQPKPLQDLIQLISVKISLLDSTDSDLEPDSNLKLLTLIHETSDLEPEPELISLICQIFSLVKSESEPEPEPETELVPLKSLISQLMSINNVRKEDPPPIEGVCKEPEWELFTPLVTQLMYLFSTMDLDSQPKQRKCESQLMSLIKQIISLLNSMDLDSQQRLISLISQRLYFFSPSETESELTSLISLIPQILSLAISTDSEWGKLILVCPQVQVSVVEENFHVDRQVSWNTDNKWKCLPLNWEKFRLAGGREDDTHFLCRGCNGENHGEYNKAPLEIKHHLHPKHSLQLVLFRKSEIKTRDCYCCDKELDEIFYYCSACDYAMNIVCVEKPPVLSIDRSKWHRQHPLALFPRLTSLTCNLCALSHSRCPFYMCPPCNLVVHQSCISLPRVIRISRHPHRISFTSTFDQGDWSCGVCRRNINNKYGGFTCNKDGCSFAAHSKCATQSNVWNGVDLENVPEEIEEEDVEPFVRISDGIIQHFRHQQHHLSLDMNTGRDYDENKQCQACFTPIYFGNFYSCMQCDYILHENCAELSRKIHHPIHPHLLTLVGSYNSDIVCTERCSACYGLCIAEFFYNCGKTGCDFQLHVPCATISEPLIHESHTHPLFLTSKPGEQRICSACKNAESCATTETFNCIEECNFALCFVCATLPQKVRYKHDKHILTLCFGKEISTLTYWCEVCEGKIMSKERFYMCDEYCCVTLHIKCMLGEDLYMKPGSLWNHYNRKVSVLSNNHMFRPTCSNCKKRCPHKTVLEEHGLIFCSQHCWRLSLH; translated from the coding sequence ATGGATTCCGAGCAGGAGGAATTGAAGCTTATGTCACTCATAAGTCAACTATACGATCTCGGAGACATTGTGGAGGATTTGAATAATTGTGATTCGGATTCCATTCAGAAGTGCATATCACTTATTATTCAAATAATCACTCTCGTCAGAGTCAGCTCGACGGATTTAGAATCGCTGCCAGAACAACCGGAGTCAAAACTCATGTCACTCATTTCTCAAACAGTCTCTTGCTTCAAATCAATGGATATGGATTCCCAACCAAAACCGCTGCAAGATTTAATACAACTCATATCTGTAAAAATCTCTCTCCTCGACTCTACAGATTCGGATTTGGAGCCAGACTCCAATTTGAAGCTCTTGACACTCATTCATGAAACATCTGATCTAGAGCCGGAGCCGGAGCTCATATCACTCATCTGTCAAATATTCTCCCTCGTCAAGTCGGAGTCAGAGCCGGAGCCAGAGCCAGAGACAGAGCTAGTACCGCTCAAATCACTCATCTCTCAACTAATGTCTATCAACAACGTCCGCAAGGAGGACCCGCCGCCTATTGAAGGCGTCTGTAAGGAGCCGGAGTGGGAGTTATTCACGCCACTCGTTACACAGCTAATGTATCTCTTTAGCACAATGGACTTGGATTCGCAGCCGAAGCAGCGGAAGTGTGAGTCTCAGCTGATGTCACTCATTAAGCAAATAATCTCTCTTCTCAACTCTATGGATTTGGATTCCCAGCAGAGGCTCATATCACTCATTTCTCAAAGATTGTATTTCTTCAGTCCATCGGAGACAGAGTCGGAGCTCACGTCACTGATCTCACTCATCCCTCAAATACTCTCCCTCGCCATCTCTACGGATTCAGAATGGGGGAAGCTTATTTTGGTATGCCCTCAAGTACAAGTAAGTGTGGTGGAAGAAAATTTTCACGTGGATCGACAAGTCTCGTGGAACACCGATAACAAGTGGAAGTGTCTCCCTTTAAACTGGGAGAAATTCAGGCTAGCaggaggaagagaagacgaCACCCACTTTCTCTGCCGAGGTTGCAATGGCGAGAACCATGGAGAATATAACAAGGCTCCACTCGAGATCAAACACCATCTTCACCCTAAACATTCTCTCCAGCTTGTCTTGTTTCGCAAGTCTGAGATTAAAACGAGGGATTGCTATTGCTGTGATAAAGAACTCGAtgagattttttattattgctcGGCTTGTGATTATGCTATGAATATTGTTTGCGTGGAGAAACCACCAGTCTTGTCCATTGACCGTTCCAAGTGGCATCGTCAGCATCCACTTGCTCTGTTTCCGAGACTCACTTCCTTGACATGCAACCTATGTGCATTGTCACATTCAAGATGTCCTTTCTACATGTGCCCCCCTTGTAACCTCGTGGTTCATCAAAGTTGTATCAGCTTACCACGTGTCATTAGGATATCTCGCCATCCTCATCGTATCTCTTTTACGTCTACGTTTGACCAAGGAGATTGGTCTTGTGGTGTTTGTCGCAGAAACATCAACAATAAATATGGGGGCTTTACTTGCAACAAGGACGGTTGTTCCTTTGCGGCTCACTCGAAATGTGCCACACAAAGCAATGTGTGGAATGGTGTAGATCTTGAGAACGTGccagaagaaattgaagaagaagacgttgaGCCGTTTGTGAGGATAAGCGACGGAATCATACAACATTTCCGTCATCAGCAACATCATTTGAGTCTTGATATGAACACGGGCAGAGATTACGACGAGAATAAGCAGTGTCAAGCATGCTTCACCCCAATCTATTTCGGTAATTTCTACTCATGTATGCAATGTGATTATATTCTCCACGAAAACTGTGCAGAACTTTCTCGCAAAATACATCACCCGATACATCCACATCTGCTCACTCTAGTTGGAAGTTACAACAGTGATATAGTCTGTACAGAACGATGCTCAGCTTGTTATGGGTTGTGCATAGCTGAATTCTTCTATAATTGCGGTAAAACTGGATGTGACTTTCAGCTGCACGTGCCGTGCGCTACAATTTCCGAGCCATTGATTCATGAAAGCCACACACATCCTTTATTCCTAACATCCAAACCAGGGGAGCAGAGAATTTGTTCGGCTTGCAAAAATGCAGAGTCGTGTGCCACAACGGAAACATTCAATTGCATTGAGGAGTGTAACTTTgctttgtgttttgtgtgtgcTACTTTACCTCAGAAGGTGAGGTATAAGCATGATAAACACATTCTCACTCTTTGTTTTGGCAAAGAGATAAGTACTTTGACGTATTGGTGTGAAGTTTGCGAGGGAAAAATTATGTCCAAGGAACGGTTTTATATGTGTGATGAGTATTGTTGTGTCACCCTACACATTAAATGCATGCTTGGGGAGGATTTATACATGAAGCCTGGTTCATTGTGGAACCACTACAATAGAAAAGTAAGTGTTCTGTCCAACAATCATATGTTTCGACCTACTTGTTCAAACTGTAAGAAACGCTGTCCACACAAAACAGTTTTAGAAGAGCATGGATTAATATTTTGTAGCCAACATTGTTGGCGTTTATCTCTGCATTGA
- the LOC104709963 gene encoding uncharacterized protein LOC104709963: MPIYFGNLYSCMQCEFILHETYANLSRKLHHPIHPHLLTLMGRYEGVMGNTKNNCSACPWECKTGFFYECGEEECYFRLHVQCATVSEPLDHESHMHPLFLTSKPGERRICSVCKETESRRSFASTDETFNCIECDFVLCFKCATLPQKLRYKYDKHMLTLSYGEETTQTSTMMSWCEVCEQAINHKERFYMCDEYCCVTLHVECMLGRDLYMKPGSSWNNDSAVRMIHLLPNNHHMSRPICFVCKKRCLHKLVFFMDPEIVFCSTLCYHEMLNF; the protein is encoded by the coding sequence TGTATGCAATGTGAGTTTATTCTACACGAAACATATGCAAATCTTTCTCGCAAATTACATCACCCGATACATCCACATCTACTCACTCTAATGGGGAGATATGAAGGTGTTATgggaaacacaaaaaataacTGTTCAGCTTGTCCTTGGGAGTGCAAAACTGGTTTCTTCTATGAATGCGGTGAAGAAGAATGTTATTTCCGGCTACATGTGCAGTGTGCCACAGTTTCTGAGCCATTAGACCACGAAAGTCATATGCATCCTTTGTTCTTAACATCCAAACCGGGAGAGCGAAGAATTTGTTCGGTTTGCAAAGAGACTGAGTCAAGACGTTCTTTCGCTTCCACAGATGAAACATTCAATTGCATTGAGTGTgactttgttttgtgttttaaatgTGCTACTTTGCCTCAAAAGTTGAGGTATAAGTATGATAAGCATATGCTCACTCTTTCTTATGGGGAGGAGACAACTCAGACAAGTACCATGATGTCTTGGTGTGAAGTCTGCGAGCAGGCAATAAATCACAAGGAGCGGTTTTACATGTGTGATGAGTATTGTTGTGTCACACTACACGTTGAATGTATGCTTGGGAGGGACTTATACATGAAGCCCGGTTCATCGTGGAATAATGACAGCGCTGTTCGTATGATACATCTTCTACCCAACAATCATCACATGTCTCGACCTATTTGTTTCGTTTGTAAGAAGCGGTGTCTAcacaaattagttttttttatggacCCTGAAATAGTATTTTGTTCCACATTATGTTATCATGAGATGTTAAATTTTTAG
- the LOC104708793 gene encoding uncharacterized protein LOC104708793, with protein MASIVVGTGTRFLSFGKVSQISTSLFNRSRNPRSLFIRAYHRNPPLRTLPLFSAALRLPRPLLWLRSSAPVSFMATQAESGSPHQSDSSKTVRMVIKGRVQGVCYRNWTVENAEQLGLKGWVRNRRDGSVEALFSGPPETVDEMHQRCRRGPPAAMVTGLEAFPSTEQPGAGFEYRSTV; from the exons ATGGCATCAATTGTTGTCGGAACTGGAACAAGATTTCTGAGTTTCGGCAAGGTTTCACAAATCTCCACTTCACTGTTTAATAGATCCCGTAATCCTCGTAGCCTCTTCATTCGCGCTTACCATCGGAATCCTCCTCTTCGTACTCTTCCTCTGTTCTCTGCCGCTCTTCGTCTTCCTCGTCCCCTGCTTTGGCTTCGCTCGTCTGCTCCTGTGTCTTTCATGGCCACTCAGGCTGAATCTGGGTCTCCCCACCAATCCGATTCTTCTAAAACG GTGAGGATGGTGATAAAGGGAAGAGTACAGGGAGTGTGCTACAGGAACTGGACTGTTGAGAACGCTGAGCAGCTCGGGTTAAAGGGATGGGTCAGGAATCGTAGGGACGGTTCAGTGGAAGCACTCTTTTCTGGACCACCTGAAACTGTTGATGAGATGCATCAGAGGTGTCGCCGTGGCCCTCCTGCAGCCATGGTAACTGGCTTAGAGGCTTTCCCTTCCACTGAACAACCAGGAGCAGGTTTTGAGTACAGATCAACCGTCTGA